A portion of the Parcubacteria group bacterium ADurb.Bin159 genome contains these proteins:
- the hrcA gene encoding Heat-inducible transcription repressor HrcA, translating to MTTDRKQFLLNTIVKEYIKTAQPVSSGALVEKYKLDISPATVRNEMMELEDEGYIYQPHTSSGRVPTELAYQIYLENVRKNKKNKPLKEGEEKLLNSLFKQDEVAFRQTAKVIAELAGAAVFWAFHKNDLYYTGLSNLFSQPEFKQVNAVCDVSNIIDRLEEIIDEVFEDLEEGEQVLIGQDNPFGDFLSTVLVKYRSNQVNGVFGILGPMRMDYARNLALAEFIKNKFV from the coding sequence ATGACAACGGATCGCAAACAATTTTTATTAAACACCATAGTCAAAGAGTATATAAAAACTGCTCAACCGGTTTCCTCGGGGGCGCTGGTAGAAAAATATAAGCTAGATATTTCCCCGGCCACGGTTCGTAACGAGATGATGGAACTTGAAGATGAAGGTTATATTTATCAACCCCATACTTCCAGCGGCCGAGTGCCAACCGAGTTAGCCTATCAGATCTACTTGGAAAATGTGAGGAAAAATAAGAAAAATAAACCCCTCAAAGAAGGAGAAGAAAAACTATTAAACAGTTTGTTTAAACAAGATGAAGTAGCTTTTCGTCAAACTGCTAAAGTAATTGCTGAATTGGCTGGTGCCGCGGTTTTTTGGGCATTTCATAAGAATGATTTGTATTATACTGGTCTATCAAATTTATTTTCCCAACCAGAATTTAAACAAGTTAACGCAGTTTGCGATGTTTCTAATATTATTGATCGTTTAGAGGAAATAATTGATGAAGTATTTGAGGATCTTGAAGAAGGAGAACAGGTTTTGATTGGTCAAGACAATCCCTTTGGTGATTTTTTAAGTACAGTGTTAGTAAAATATCGCAGTAATCAAGTCAATGGCGTCTTTGGTATTTTAGGTCCAATGCGCATGGACTATGCGCGTAATTTAGCTTTAGCAGAATTTATTAAAAACAAGTTTGTTTAA
- the cusR gene encoding Transcriptional regulatory protein CusR, giving the protein MKVLLIEDDKQIANTLKRLLKEKNIILDWASDGEKGLQTALINKYDLILLDYNLPLLNGRQIIEKLRQEKIMIPIIMLTVRAKVEDKVDILNSGADDYLTKPFSFCELLARIKAVARRPIVLKEKRLNIKNLELFPDKFLVKRNGKNIRLRAKEFALLEYLMTKKGYFVSRQEIMENVWDENADPFSNTIEVHIMKLRKKIENKNQHFIFTMPNRGYKVDEKA; this is encoded by the coding sequence ATGAAAGTTTTATTAATTGAAGATGACAAACAAATCGCAAATACCTTAAAGCGTTTGTTAAAAGAAAAAAATATTATTCTTGATTGGGCAAGTGACGGAGAAAAAGGTCTTCAGACCGCTCTAATAAACAAGTATGATTTAATTTTACTTGATTACAATTTACCGTTACTTAATGGCCGGCAAATAATTGAAAAACTAAGACAAGAAAAAATAATGATTCCGATTATTATGCTCACGGTCCGCGCGAAAGTTGAAGACAAGGTTGATATTTTAAATTCTGGAGCTGATGATTATTTAACTAAACCTTTTTCATTTTGCGAACTATTAGCTCGAATCAAGGCTGTTGCTCGTCGCCCCATAGTATTAAAAGAAAAAAGATTAAATATTAAAAATTTAGAACTTTTTCCTGATAAATTTCTCGTAAAAAGAAACGGCAAAAATATTCGCTTACGTGCTAAAGAATTTGCGCTGCTTGAGTATCTGATGACTAAAAAAGGTTATTTTGTTTCTCGCCAAGAAATCATGGAAAATGTCTGGGACGAGAATGCCGACCCTTTTTCTAATACAATTGAAGTACATATCATGAAATTGAGAAAAAAAATTGAAAATAAAAATCAACACTTTATTTTTACTATGCCCAATCGTGGCTATAAAGTAGATGAAAAAGCTTAA
- the arnC gene encoding Undecaprenyl-phosphate 4-deoxy-4-formamido-L-arabinose transferase — MSKLLSIIVPVYNEERLINKSLPLIFDLNTNKEVIVVDDGSTDKTPELLNNLKNKYDFILVRQDLNQGKGAAVKRGLEEIRGDYFIICDADLEYDPQDIIKLFNEVINEESDNIVIYGSRFKNVKKISFHYLVNTFLTRMTNLLFGSHLTDMETCFKLVPKSALKKIRLSGKRFEIEPEITARLLKSGYTIKELPISYNRRTYEEGKKITAKDGVLAVKTLLKEWFKK; from the coding sequence ATGAGTAAATTATTGTCTATAATTGTGCCCGTCTATAACGAAGAACGACTAATCAATAAGTCGCTACCTTTAATTTTTGATTTAAATACTAACAAAGAAGTAATTGTTGTTGATGACGGTTCTACTGATAAGACTCCGGAATTGTTAAATAATTTAAAAAATAAATACGATTTTATTTTAGTAAGACAAGACCTAAATCAGGGCAAAGGGGCGGCTGTTAAACGTGGACTGGAAGAAATACGTGGCGATTATTTTATTATTTGTGATGCTGACTTAGAATATGATCCACAAGATATAATTAAACTGTTTAACGAAGTTATTAATGAGGAGAGCGACAATATTGTTATTTATGGATCCAGATTCAAAAATGTTAAAAAAATTTCTTTCCATTATTTAGTTAATACTTTTCTGACTAGGATGACCAATCTTTTATTTGGCAGTCATCTCACTGATATGGAGACCTGTTTTAAACTTGTTCCTAAATCAGCTCTCAAAAAAATTCGTTTAAGCGGTAAAAGATTTGAAATAGAACCAGAAATTACGGCTCGTCTTTTAAAATCTGGCTATACTATAAAAGAACTCCCCATTAGCTATAATCGACGAACTTATGAAGAAGGAAAAAAAATAACCGCTAAAGACGGAGTGTTAGCGGTTAAGACTTTATTAAAAGAGTGGTTTAAAAAATAA
- the spoVD_3 gene encoding Stage V sporulation protein D — MFKNKPSKKLLEIIQDKTADPFSIQEGRFRFGALKDSHHYSDWTEESFLSDAGQKEMVTRSFNFDKLRQFLIIAIFALVILITRSAWLQIVKSERYYLMSEGNRLRAEIIEPKRGIIYDKNFYPLVRNKANFVLYFRPIDMPRAELERDNLIREISAVLDGQKNINNQTTTISTSSKEISLISDSLTFYEIKSTLAKVKIGTLESYQPLFIKDNIDYETAMRINLELAHWPGVFLSNKIRREYLLANTHEVKIAENTSLSHVLGYTGKISETELANFDKTYSLIDYVGKVGLEYYWEKELRGKTGQKNIEVDALGRQKKVINEIPAQDGNNLLLSLDLDLQLKVEEILREHLTKLKLEKASVIIMNPQNGEILSLVSFPFYDNNKFASGISQEEYNELISNPNQPFLNRSIGGEFPSGSTIKPIFAAGALQEGIINERTSFLSTGGIRIGEWFFPDWLAGGHGATDVRRAIAFSVNTFFYYIGGGYGDFTGLGLNGLVKYSRLFGLGEITGIDLNGEADGFVPTRAWKEQTKKEPWYIGDTYHFAIGQGDVLVTPLQVVNYTAALANGGTLYKPHFVTKILNSNNEVIKEIKPEIINENFIDKRNIEIVREGMRQTITIGSGRSLSSLNVSVAGKTGTAQWSTKNLPHAWFIGFAPYENPEIAFVVLLEEGGEGSSVATPIAKEILAWYFNRSK, encoded by the coding sequence ATGTTTAAAAATAAACCAAGCAAAAAATTATTAGAAATAATCCAGGATAAAACTGCTGACCCTTTTAGTATTCAAGAAGGTCGTTTTCGCTTTGGTGCTTTAAAAGATTCACATCATTACTCCGATTGGACCGAAGAATCTTTTTTGTCCGATGCTGGTCAAAAAGAAATGGTTACTCGGAGTTTTAATTTTGATAAATTAAGACAGTTTTTAATTATTGCCATTTTTGCTTTGGTAATTTTAATAACTAGATCGGCTTGGTTGCAAATTGTAAAAAGTGAACGATATTATTTAATGTCTGAAGGGAATCGTTTGCGCGCCGAGATTATTGAGCCCAAAAGAGGCATTATTTATGACAAAAATTTTTATCCCCTAGTACGTAATAAAGCTAATTTCGTTCTTTATTTTCGACCGATTGATATGCCTAGAGCAGAATTAGAGCGTGATAATTTAATCAGAGAAATTAGTGCTGTTTTAGATGGTCAAAAAAATATTAATAATCAAACCACCACCATTTCCACCAGTTCAAAAGAAATTAGTTTGATAAGTGATAGTTTGACTTTTTATGAAATAAAATCAACTTTAGCCAAGGTAAAAATTGGCACCCTGGAATCTTATCAGCCTTTGTTTATTAAAGATAATATTGATTATGAAACAGCGATGCGCATAAATTTGGAATTAGCCCATTGGCCGGGCGTTTTTTTAAGTAATAAAATTAGACGCGAATATCTTCTTGCTAATACTCATGAAGTTAAAATTGCTGAGAACACGAGTTTGTCTCATGTTTTGGGTTATACCGGCAAAATAAGTGAAACCGAATTAGCCAATTTTGATAAAACTTATTCCTTAATTGATTATGTCGGTAAAGTGGGCTTAGAATATTATTGGGAAAAAGAATTAAGAGGAAAAACAGGTCAAAAAAATATTGAAGTTGATGCTTTAGGACGACAAAAAAAAGTGATTAATGAAATCCCGGCTCAAGACGGTAATAATTTATTACTTTCTTTAGATTTAGATTTGCAACTAAAGGTTGAAGAAATATTAAGAGAACATTTAACCAAATTAAAGTTAGAGAAAGCTTCAGTGATAATTATGAATCCGCAAAATGGCGAGATTTTAAGTCTAGTTAGTTTCCCTTTTTATGACAATAATAAATTTGCTAGTGGAATTAGTCAGGAAGAATATAATGAATTAATCAGTAATCCTAATCAACCCTTTTTAAATCGTTCAATTGGCGGTGAGTTTCCTTCTGGCTCAACAATCAAACCAATTTTTGCGGCCGGGGCTTTGCAAGAAGGAATTATAAATGAAAGAACCAGTTTTTTAAGTACGGGAGGAATAAGAATTGGGGAATGGTTTTTTCCTGATTGGCTAGCTGGTGGTCATGGAGCAACCGATGTTAGACGGGCGATTGCTTTTTCCGTCAATACTTTCTTTTATTATATCGGCGGTGGCTACGGTGATTTTACTGGCTTAGGATTGAATGGTTTAGTTAAATATTCTCGTTTGTTTGGTCTAGGAGAAATAACCGGCATTGATTTAAACGGTGAGGCTGATGGTTTTGTACCGACACGCGCTTGGAAAGAACAAACCAAAAAAGAACCATGGTACATTGGCGATACTTATCATTTTGCGATTGGGCAAGGTGATGTTTTAGTAACGCCACTCCAAGTGGTTAATTATACGGCCGCTTTAGCTAATGGTGGAACTTTGTATAAACCTCATTTTGTAACCAAAATATTGAATAGTAATAATGAGGTGATAAAAGAAATAAAACCCGAAATTATTAATGAAAATTTTATTGATAAAAGAAATATTGAGATAGTCAGGGAAGGAATGCGGCAAACAATTACCATCGGTAGTGGTCGTTCCTTAAGTTCGCTAAACGTTAGTGTGGCCGGTAAAACCGGCACCGCTCAATGGTCAACGAAAAATTTGCCTCATGCCTGGTTCATTGGTTTTGCTCCTTATGAAAATCCGGAAATTGCCTTTGTAGTTTTACTTGAAGAAGGTGGTGAAGGTAGTTCTGTGGCGACACCCATTGCCAAGGAAATATTAGCTTGGTATTTTAATCGTAGTAAATAA
- the zraS gene encoding Sensor protein ZraS, with protein MKKIDLDFLETNKNLNEKINNLYRLAEFGRLSAGAFHDLMSLLTVVLLNLEKLSKLKNNTDDYSQIKDSLAQAILASKKMEDLICCLKRYLSQTNVKSSFLMAQEINSAIKILNYHTVKNNIKIVFHNKLANKPYFGDPVKFNQIVYNLLSNAIESYAKQKSDQARKIVILLDKRNNKIILKVSDYGPGIKKQLLKKIFLPFFSTKKSCGLGLYITKYLAEKEFLGEIKINSQINKKTEFSIIIPQINKKST; from the coding sequence ATGAAAAAAATTGACCTTGATTTTCTTGAAACTAATAAAAATTTGAACGAAAAAATCAATAATCTATACCGACTAGCTGAATTTGGCAGACTTTCAGCTGGCGCTTTTCACGATTTAATGAGTCTATTAACGGTTGTCTTATTAAATCTGGAAAAATTAAGCAAATTAAAAAATAATACTGATGATTATTCTCAAATTAAAGATTCTTTAGCACAGGCCATTCTGGCAAGCAAAAAAATGGAGGATTTAATTTGCTGTTTAAAAAGATATTTAAGCCAAACAAACGTGAAATCTTCTTTCTTGATGGCTCAAGAAATAAATTCAGCAATTAAAATTTTAAATTATCATACGGTAAAAAATAATATAAAAATAGTTTTTCATAATAAACTGGCAAATAAACCATACTTTGGTGATCCAGTAAAATTTAATCAAATCGTCTACAACTTACTAAGTAACGCGATTGAATCATACGCAAAACAAAAAAGCGACCAAGCGCGAAAAATTGTCATTTTATTAGACAAAAGAAATAATAAAATTATTTTAAAAGTCAGTGATTACGGGCCCGGCATAAAAAAACAATTGCTTAAAAAAATCTTTTTACCATTTTTTAGTACGAAAAAAAGTTGCGGCTTGGGTCTTTATATAACCAAATATCTAGCGGAAAAAGAATTTTTAGGGGAAATAAAAATAAATAGTCAAATTAATAAAAAAACGGAATTTTCTATAATTATTCCTCAAATTAATAAAAAAAGCACCTGA